In the genome of Limanda limanda chromosome 15, fLimLim1.1, whole genome shotgun sequence, one region contains:
- the eif3s6ip gene encoding eukaryotic translation initiation factor 3 subunit L — protein sequence MTTPSAFNEAEEVRYDPYDCDRHTGDPKADLAYERQYEQQTYSVIPEVIKNFLQYFHKTTSDLIDQKVYELQSNSVSSESIEQKIYEIQDVYDNSWNKLTERFFKNSPWPEAEAIAALVGNDAVFLILYKELYYRHIYAKVSGGPTLDQRFESYYNYCNLFNYILNADGPAPLELPNQWLWDIIDEFIYQFQSFSQYRCKTAKKSEEEIEFLRNNPKIWNVHSVLNVLHSLVDKSNINGQLEVYTSGGDPESVAGEYGRHSLYKMLGYFSLVGLLRLHSLLGDYYQAIKVLENIELNKKSMYSRVPECQITTYYYVGFAYLMMRRYQDAIRVFANILLYIQRTRNMFQRSTYKYEMINKQNEQMHGLLAIALTMYPMRIDESIHTQLREKYGDKMLRMQKGDMQIFEEQFSFACPKFLSPVVPNYENLHPNYHKEPFQQQLKVFTEEVQQQAQLTTIRSFLKLYTTMPVAKLAGFLDMTEQEFRIQLLVFKHKMKNLVWTSGISALEGEFQSASEVDFYIDKDMIHIADTKVARRYGDFFIRQIHKFEELNKTMKKGAVVPGTTTTTTTTTPATTTPASTATRAV from the exons ATGACCACCCCCAGTGCGTTCAACGAGGCGGAAGAAGTCCGG TATGATCCGTATGACTGCGACCGGCACACTG GCGACCCTAAAGCCGACCTGGCGTACGAGAGGCAGTACGAGCAGCAGACCTACAGCGTGATTCCAGAGGTGATCAAGAACTTCCTGCAGTATTTCCACAAGACCACCTCCGACCTGATTGACCAGAAGGTTTATGAGCTGCAGTCCAACAGCGTCTCGAGCGAGAGCATCGAGCAGAAGATCTACGAGATCCAGGACGTCTATGACAACAG CTGGAACAAGTTGACGGAGCGTTTCTTTAAGAACTCTCCCTGGCCAGAGGCTGAGGCCATAGCAGCACTCGTCGGTAACG ATGCTGTGTTCCTCATCCTTTACAAGGAGCTCTACTACAGACACATCTACGCTAAAGTCAGC GGCGGGCCGACTTTGGACCAGAGGTTTGAGTCGTACTACAACTACTGCAACCTCTTCAATTACATTCTCA ATGCTGATGGCCCCGCCCCTCTGGAACTGCCGAACCAGTGGCTGTGGGACATCATCGATGAATTCATCTATCAG TTCCAATCGTTCAGTCAGTACCGCTGTAAGACGGCCAAGAAGTCCGAGGAGGAGATTGAATTCCTGAGGAACAACCCGAAGATCTGGAACGTCCACAGCGTCCTCAACGTTCTCCACTCATTGGTGGACAAGAGCAACATCAACGGCCAGCTTGAGGTGTACACCAGCGGAG GAGACCCGGAGAGTGTGGCTGGAGAATATGGGCGTCACTCCCTGTACAAGATGTTGGGTTACTTCAGCTTGGTGGGGCTCCTGAGGCTTCACTCTCTGCTGGGGGATTATTACCAGGCCATCAAAGTCCTGGAGAACATCGAGCTCAACAAGAAG AGCATGTACTCCCGCGTGCCCGAGTGCCAGATCACCACCTATTACTACGTGGGATTTGCCTACCTGATGATGAGGCGTTACCAGGACGCCATCCGAGTCTTCGCCAACATCCTGCTCTACATCCAGAGGACGAGAAACATGTTCCAGAGGTCAACATACAAATATGAGATG ATTAACAAACAGAACGAGCAGATGCACGGTCTGCTGGCCATCGCACTCACCATGTACCCGATGCGCATTGATGAGAGCATCCACACCCAGCTGAGGGAGAAGTACGGAGACAAGATGCTGCGGATGCAGAAAGG AGACATGCAGATATTCGAGGAACAGTTCAGCTTCGCCTGTCCGAAGTTCTTGTCGCCTGTGGTGCCAAATTATGAAAATCTCCACCCCAACTACCACAAAGAACcgttccagcagcagctgaaggTCTTTACCGAGGAAGTGCAGCAGCAGGCGCAGCTCACCACCATCCGCAG CTTCCTGAAGCTCTACACCACCATGCCAGTAGCCAAGCTGGCAGGTTTCCTGGACATGACGGAGCAGGAGTTCCGTATCCAGCTGCTCGTCTTCAAGCACAAGATGAAGAACCTCGTGTGGACCAGCGGCATCTCAGCTCTTGAAGGAGAGTTCCAGTCCGCTTCGGAGGTCGACTTTTATATCGACAAG gaCATGATCCACATTGCTGACACCAAGGTAGCTCGTCGGTATGGagactttttcatcagacagaTCCACAAGTTTGAGGAG TTGAATAAGACGATGAAGAAGGGAGCGGTTGTCCCTGGcaccaccactaccaccaccaccaccacccccgcCACCACGACTCCAGCAAGCACGGCGACCAGAGCAGTGTGA